One region of Rubripirellula tenax genomic DNA includes:
- the lexA gene encoding transcriptional repressor LexA, producing the protein MKPNQPSRGQPKRGRPSQAEITKGQSRALDELSAAIDRHGIAPTMTELGDKLGITAASAHQLILQLERKGYVARQPRKARSLRVLRRPSQTIESMVSVPLIGVVKAGPAMLAEENCLGEVMVASDLAGRGSCFALQISGDSMKGADMRDGDVVIVRRQLIAENGEIVVALIDDEATVKRLEVEDGAIRLLPENRKYKPIEVQPDSDFRVLGKVIGVSHKSKV; encoded by the coding sequence ATGAAGCCCAACCAACCCAGCCGAGGACAACCCAAACGTGGCAGACCCAGCCAAGCCGAAATCACCAAAGGTCAATCGCGAGCACTCGACGAACTGTCCGCCGCCATTGACCGCCACGGCATCGCACCAACGATGACAGAACTCGGTGACAAGCTTGGTATTACCGCCGCCAGCGCCCACCAACTGATCCTGCAACTTGAACGCAAAGGCTACGTCGCCCGACAACCACGCAAGGCTCGCAGCCTTCGCGTCTTACGACGTCCAAGCCAAACGATCGAGTCGATGGTCAGCGTGCCGCTTATTGGTGTTGTCAAAGCTGGTCCGGCGATGTTGGCGGAGGAAAACTGCTTGGGCGAAGTGATGGTGGCATCGGACTTGGCTGGTCGCGGGTCATGTTTTGCATTGCAAATCAGTGGCGACAGCATGAAGGGTGCGGACATGCGAGACGGTGATGTTGTGATCGTTCGCCGACAACTGATCGCCGAGAACGGTGAAATCGTTGTCGCGCTGATTGATGACGAGGCCACCGTCAAACGGTTAGAAGTGGAGGACGGAGCGATTCGGTTGCTTCCGGAAAACCGGAAGTACAAGCCGATCGAGGTTCAGCCTGATAGCGACTTTCGTGTGCTTGGAAAGGTCATTGGAGTTTCTCATAAATCGAAAGTTTAG
- a CDS encoding DUF2924 domain-containing protein: MSLNITREVADMKKLTTGELKDKYETVCGCAPRSHNRDWLVKKIVWRMQAIDEGGLPERARRRALAMADDADLRKRPPRSFTQQVEAAEETTVALDPGRDTRLPPAGTVLVKTYKGQTITVTVNQDDFDFNGKRYETLSAIANEVSGSHVNGFAFFKLNPKKGAAQ, from the coding sequence ATGAGTTTGAACATCACCCGCGAGGTTGCCGACATGAAAAAGTTGACGACCGGCGAACTCAAAGACAAGTACGAGACCGTTTGCGGATGCGCGCCCCGCAGCCACAACCGCGATTGGTTGGTCAAAAAAATTGTCTGGCGAATGCAAGCCATCGACGAGGGCGGACTGCCCGAACGAGCACGCCGCCGTGCCCTCGCGATGGCCGACGATGCTGACCTTCGCAAGCGACCGCCACGGTCATTCACTCAACAAGTCGAAGCCGCCGAGGAAACCACCGTCGCGCTGGATCCAGGCCGCGACACACGCCTACCGCCGGCCGGAACCGTACTGGTGAAAACGTACAAAGGCCAGACGATCACGGTCACCGTCAACCAAGATGATTTCGATTTCAATGGCAAACGCTACGAAACGCTCTCCGCGATCGCCAACGAAGTCAGCGGTTCGCACGTCAACGGCTTCGCGTTCTTCAAACTCAATCCGAAGAAGGGAGCCGCCCAATGA
- a CDS encoding recombinase family protein, translating into MIAPNKEQSTVRCAIYTRKSTSEGLEQEFNTLDAQREAGSAYIASQRQEGWVEVETRYDDGGFSGSNIDRPALTRLMEDIKAGKIDCVVVYKVDRLSRSLMDFALIMKTFDDLKVSFVSVTQQFNTTSSMGRLTLNILFSFAQFEREIISERTRDKMAAARRKGKYLGGRPILGYDLDRETKKLFVNESEAERVRQIFELYLESEGLIGTIEGMRVRGWRTKLWITKSGKSIGGGPIYKNTLHTLLTNRMYLGKVTYHDEVHEGEHEAIVDEELFQSVQKKLRANRINIGDRVHGRTQGVLAGLLRCVACNSAMTHTTSGGSGNGKRYRYYVCGKATRSGHKTCPRPSLPAEQVEQFIVSQLQSLTIDEDLLNQTCLKVRKTVRDKGERLENELAALTLTLQNTERAIEAYATPTGDDKREPKRLDTLASLNEQVARDLRRRTELQQELNGIHTAAPDRYTIMSAIKDMQSLWEHLTNGERGRLISKLIERIEHDPSDSTFAITLSPTGLNSFNAADAKKDQL; encoded by the coding sequence ATGATCGCTCCCAACAAAGAACAGTCGACGGTGCGTTGCGCCATCTACACACGCAAGTCCACCAGCGAAGGACTCGAACAAGAATTTAATACTCTCGACGCCCAACGCGAAGCCGGGTCGGCATACATCGCCAGCCAGCGTCAGGAAGGTTGGGTCGAGGTCGAGACTCGATACGATGACGGCGGATTCTCCGGCAGCAACATCGACCGGCCCGCGCTGACGCGGTTAATGGAAGACATCAAAGCCGGCAAGATTGACTGTGTGGTTGTCTACAAAGTCGACCGGTTGAGCCGTTCGCTGATGGACTTCGCTCTGATCATGAAAACGTTCGACGATCTGAAAGTCTCATTCGTTTCGGTGACGCAGCAATTCAACACGACGTCCAGCATGGGGCGATTGACGTTGAACATCCTATTCTCGTTCGCCCAATTTGAACGCGAAATCATCAGCGAACGAACGCGTGACAAAATGGCCGCAGCTCGTCGCAAAGGCAAGTATCTCGGGGGCCGACCGATCCTCGGTTACGACCTCGATCGCGAAACCAAAAAGCTGTTCGTGAACGAATCCGAAGCCGAACGGGTCCGCCAAATCTTCGAGCTTTACCTCGAAAGCGAAGGTTTGATCGGCACCATCGAAGGCATGCGGGTCCGCGGTTGGCGAACCAAGTTGTGGATCACCAAATCGGGCAAGTCGATCGGCGGCGGACCGATCTACAAGAACACGCTACACACGTTGCTGACCAATCGGATGTACCTGGGCAAAGTCACCTACCACGACGAGGTCCACGAGGGAGAACACGAAGCGATCGTCGATGAAGAGTTATTCCAATCCGTCCAGAAAAAGCTTCGTGCCAACCGCATCAACATCGGCGATCGGGTTCACGGCCGGACGCAGGGCGTGCTTGCCGGACTGCTTCGCTGCGTCGCCTGCAATTCCGCGATGACGCACACGACCAGCGGCGGCAGCGGAAACGGTAAGCGCTATCGCTACTACGTTTGCGGCAAAGCGACGCGGAGCGGTCACAAAACGTGTCCGCGTCCGTCGCTTCCGGCCGAGCAAGTCGAACAGTTTATCGTCAGCCAACTGCAATCGCTCACGATCGACGAAGACCTTCTCAATCAAACCTGTTTGAAAGTTCGCAAGACGGTGCGCGACAAGGGTGAGCGTCTCGAAAACGAACTCGCGGCCCTCACGCTGACGCTGCAAAACACCGAACGAGCCATCGAAGCGTACGCCACGCCAACCGGCGACGACAAACGCGAACCCAAACGACTCGACACACTCGCGTCGCTCAATGAACAAGTCGCCCGTGATCTTCGCCGTCGTACCGAACTGCAACAAGAACTTAACGGCATCCACACCGCCGCGCCCGATCGGTACACGATCATGTCGGCGATCAAGGATATGCAATCTTTGTGGGAGCACCTCACCAATGGCGAACGCGGACGCCTGATCAGCAAGCTGATCGAACGCATCGAACATGACCCATCCGACAGTACGTTCGCAATCACGCTTAGCCCCACGGGGCTGAATTCATTCAACGCCGCCGACGCCAAAAAGGATCAATTATGA
- a CDS encoding phytanoyl-CoA dioxygenase family protein, which yields MNDRILRRDGFCLLRQAADAGTVSHLLDVCSSVFEDDSDNVRARSSRGHVYAARNLIESIPQVSTVWQSDALLRFLREQLGDEVGLVRALFFDKPPDRTWALAWHKDTSIAVKDNSIASGSFSRPTVKAGVPHVIACDKVLHQMLTLRIHLDEVTEENGPLRVIPGSHVSSDSDGLGIVSAVDVHAAAGDVLAMRPLISHSSGSSMPGTKRHRRILHLEFAASSRLPDGMQWHDFVHPAADVIR from the coding sequence GTGAATGATCGGATTCTAAGACGTGATGGATTCTGCCTGTTGCGGCAGGCGGCTGATGCCGGGACGGTTTCGCATCTGTTGGACGTATGCAGTAGTGTCTTTGAAGATGATTCAGACAACGTGCGTGCTCGGTCCAGTCGTGGGCATGTTTACGCGGCTCGGAATTTGATCGAGTCGATACCTCAAGTATCGACGGTTTGGCAAAGTGATGCGTTGCTGCGGTTTCTCCGCGAGCAACTTGGCGATGAGGTTGGTTTGGTGCGAGCGTTGTTTTTCGACAAGCCACCGGATCGGACTTGGGCGTTGGCTTGGCACAAGGACACGTCGATCGCGGTGAAAGATAACTCGATCGCTTCGGGTTCGTTTTCGCGACCAACGGTGAAAGCTGGTGTGCCTCATGTGATCGCTTGCGACAAGGTGCTGCATCAGATGTTGACGCTTCGGATTCATCTCGATGAAGTGACCGAAGAAAACGGTCCGCTACGAGTGATTCCTGGTTCGCATGTCTCGAGTGACAGCGACGGCTTGGGAATTGTCTCGGCGGTTGATGTTCATGCAGCCGCCGGCGATGTGTTGGCGATGCGTCCGCTGATCAGCCATAGCAGTGGTTCGTCGATGCCAGGCACCAAACGTCATCGGCGAATCTTGCATTTGGAATTCGCGGCCTCGTCAAGGTTGCCGGACGGCATGCAGTGGCACGACTTTGTTCATCCAGCGGCGGACGTGATTAGGTAG
- a CDS encoding methyltransferase family protein produces MRPASIVASYFLIQAIGTAAWWMLLIAYPPSVKWFQPGDWPTGSLLSFWLADFVLIITGSIIAATGVLQRRDWAGNVVWGVAMVTWYPTLVCIATSMQTGEAWIASSMMVTMAGLSLAMATIHGKTDQSPATIRVTAMRRWQAVFWTLGQTVIFWGVFLFVLPMGVVELESHCGMDGFEHTLQTPAAIGLFAMASCLGLWSGVTMATHGNGTPLPTATAPQLVIAGPYRFVRNPMAVAGIVQGLAVGWYLGSYSVLVYSLAGAVLWHIAVRPVEEADLRSRFDEAYNDYQRRIRLWIPTFGQSTDRIPNQTNAMADDFIGESE; encoded by the coding sequence ATGAGACCAGCTTCCATCGTCGCGAGCTACTTCTTGATCCAAGCCATCGGCACGGCCGCGTGGTGGATGTTGCTCATTGCATACCCTCCGAGCGTCAAGTGGTTTCAACCGGGCGATTGGCCGACCGGATCGCTGTTGTCGTTTTGGCTCGCCGATTTTGTTTTGATCATTACCGGTTCGATCATCGCGGCGACCGGAGTCTTGCAGCGACGTGATTGGGCTGGCAATGTGGTGTGGGGCGTTGCCATGGTGACTTGGTATCCGACGCTGGTTTGCATTGCGACGAGTATGCAAACGGGTGAGGCTTGGATTGCGTCGTCGATGATGGTCACCATGGCGGGGTTATCGCTTGCGATGGCGACGATTCATGGAAAGACCGATCAATCGCCAGCGACGATTCGTGTGACTGCGATGCGGCGCTGGCAGGCGGTATTTTGGACGCTGGGACAGACCGTGATATTCTGGGGCGTTTTCCTTTTCGTGCTGCCGATGGGGGTTGTTGAACTGGAAAGCCACTGCGGCATGGACGGATTCGAGCATACGTTGCAGACGCCCGCAGCGATCGGGTTGTTTGCGATGGCGTCGTGCCTTGGCCTGTGGAGCGGCGTCACGATGGCGACACACGGCAACGGAACGCCGCTACCGACCGCAACGGCACCTCAGTTGGTGATCGCGGGACCGTACCGCTTCGTGCGAAATCCGATGGCGGTCGCGGGCATCGTGCAAGGCCTCGCCGTTGGCTGGTACTTGGGCAGCTACTCGGTGCTGGTCTATTCGTTGGCCGGTGCTGTGCTGTGGCACATCGCAGTGCGTCCGGTCGAAGAAGCGGACCTGCGATCACGCTTTGATGAGGCATACAACGACTACCAGCGGAGGATTCGCCTCTGGATACCTACCTTCGGTCAAAGCACAGATCGAATCCCGAACCAGACGAACGCGATGGCAGATGATTTTATTGGAGAAAGCGAGTGA
- a CDS encoding low molecular weight protein tyrosine phosphatase family protein, whose amino-acid sequence MSRLNVLFVCSKNQWRSPTAVAIYRRDDRVSVRSRGTAKAAVQTIRSDDIVWADVILVMEDNHRQRILADFPGEAKFKPMHVLDIPDDYQFMDDELVELIRSAAEPIIETKLSE is encoded by the coding sequence ATGAGTCGACTCAACGTTCTGTTCGTGTGCAGCAAGAACCAGTGGCGGAGTCCGACGGCGGTGGCGATTTACCGACGTGATGATCGTGTGTCTGTTCGTTCGCGCGGCACGGCGAAGGCGGCGGTGCAGACGATTCGTTCGGACGACATCGTTTGGGCGGACGTGATTCTGGTGATGGAAGACAATCATCGGCAACGAATCTTGGCCGACTTTCCTGGCGAAGCGAAGTTCAAACCGATGCATGTGCTGGACATTCCGGACGACTACCAGTTTATGGATGACGAATTGGTTGAGTTAATCCGGTCGGCCGCGGAGCCAATCATTGAGACGAAGTTAAGCGAATGA
- a CDS encoding protein-tyrosine phosphatase family protein: MSIPLTFTHPSKPTPCNRTYWVIDDRLLAGAYPGRPDPADHRQRIESLYDAGMRTFINLQEENETNNSGVPFVRYDDELRRLAKEQNDRIAHLRFPIPDGGTTSVDRMRSILDAIDLSLAANRPVYVHCFGGMGRTGSAICCWLQRHGLASPENVLRLLTQLRQADVERASWKAPENESQEGFVQSWTKNQDS; the protein is encoded by the coding sequence TTGAGTATCCCACTCACGTTCACCCACCCATCCAAGCCGACGCCGTGTAACCGCACGTATTGGGTGATCGACGATCGGCTGCTTGCGGGTGCCTATCCAGGTCGCCCGGATCCAGCGGATCATCGCCAGCGGATTGAGTCGCTATATGACGCTGGCATGCGAACGTTCATCAATTTGCAAGAAGAAAACGAGACGAACAATTCCGGCGTGCCATTCGTTCGCTACGACGACGAACTGCGGCGACTCGCTAAAGAGCAGAACGACCGGATCGCACACCTTCGTTTTCCGATTCCAGACGGCGGCACTACGTCGGTCGATCGGATGCGGAGCATTCTGGATGCGATCGACCTTTCGCTCGCCGCCAATCGTCCCGTTTATGTTCACTGCTTCGGCGGCATGGGGCGAACGGGATCGGCGATTTGTTGCTGGCTCCAACGACATGGTCTTGCGTCGCCCGAGAACGTACTGCGTTTGCTGACACAGTTGCGTCAAGCAGACGTGGAACGAGCGAGTTGGAAAGCACCAGAAAACGAATCGCAAGAAGGCTTTGTACAGTCGTGGACCAAGAATCAAGACAGCTAA
- a CDS encoding MTH1187 family thiamine-binding protein: MKVIVDLCVVPMGVGVSVGKYVAECQKLLQEAGLKHQLHAYGTNIEGEWDDVFAAVKRCHERVHEMGAPRITTSIKVGTRTDREQSMQDKIDSVTKMET; encoded by the coding sequence ATGAAAGTCATCGTTGATCTGTGTGTCGTCCCGATGGGTGTTGGCGTCTCGGTGGGCAAGTACGTCGCTGAATGCCAAAAGTTGCTGCAAGAGGCTGGGTTGAAACACCAGCTACACGCCTACGGCACGAACATCGAGGGCGAATGGGATGACGTCTTTGCCGCGGTGAAGCGTTGCCACGAACGTGTTCACGAAATGGGCGCTCCGCGAATCACCACGAGCATCAAAGTCGGAACCCGGACGGATCGCGAGCAGTCGATGCAGGACAAAATCGACAGTGTGACCAAGATGGAAACTTAG
- a CDS encoding tRNA-binding protein, with amino-acid sequence MNESGIITWQEFENVDMRAGTITSVDDFPEARKPAYKVTVDFGPETGIKRTSAQITANYGKAELVGLQVIGVVNFPPKQIGPIMSEFLIVGFYRDDGSVILAVPDETVPNGAKLA; translated from the coding sequence GTGAACGAGTCAGGCATCATCACTTGGCAAGAGTTTGAAAACGTGGACATGCGAGCGGGCACGATCACGTCAGTGGACGATTTCCCGGAGGCTCGTAAGCCGGCGTACAAGGTCACCGTCGACTTTGGTCCCGAGACTGGTATCAAGCGAACGAGCGCCCAAATCACCGCGAACTACGGCAAAGCCGAACTCGTTGGCCTGCAAGTGATCGGCGTAGTGAACTTTCCGCCCAAGCAGATCGGTCCGATCATGTCCGAGTTCCTGATCGTGGGATTTTATCGCGACGACGGATCAGTCATCTTGGCGGTGCCTGACGAAACAGTCCCCAACGGTGCGAAGCTGGCTTAG
- a CDS encoding YdeI/OmpD-associated family protein — protein sequence MSDYPYNFDAKIVIYEFGKMKSSVVYVPETITSQLTFGKSKRLRIDGEIAGIRIEAALLPTRGKWCLMVSKKFQKLIGVTVGDTVSIAFEVADQDAITVPTELQYALEANDAAREVWDSWTAGKRRSFCYRVGNAKMVETRERRVEEVIDTLMEHAE from the coding sequence ATGAGTGACTATCCCTACAACTTCGACGCCAAGATCGTCATCTACGAATTTGGCAAAATGAAAAGCTCGGTCGTGTACGTTCCCGAAACGATCACGTCGCAATTGACGTTTGGAAAGTCAAAGCGTTTGCGGATCGACGGTGAGATCGCTGGCATTCGCATCGAGGCCGCGCTGCTACCAACGCGTGGCAAGTGGTGCTTGATGGTGTCGAAGAAGTTTCAAAAGTTGATCGGCGTGACAGTGGGCGACACCGTGTCGATCGCTTTCGAGGTAGCTGACCAGGACGCGATCACGGTGCCAACGGAACTGCAATACGCGCTAGAGGCCAACGATGCGGCTCGCGAAGTGTGGGACAGTTGGACGGCCGGCAAGCGTCGCAGCTTCTGCTACCGAGTCGGCAACGCGAAGATGGTTGAGACACGTGAGCGTCGCGTCGAAGAAGTCATCGACACCTTGATGGAGCACGCCGAGTGA
- a CDS encoding DUF1569 domain-containing protein gives MAATQKRTLDFHTGDEVIAEIQNLRSSGYTKTKNWNLTQVCEHLIATMTGGMDGFGFRLPWILRATIIKWIFNRMLKTRKMSSGPTLDRLKPKSEPGSDDDAIIDDCIATIERAKAFAGPIEDYPFLNELKVEDWQQFMWMHAGHHLGFLVPNEPAS, from the coding sequence ATGGCAGCCACGCAAAAACGAACACTCGACTTTCACACCGGTGATGAAGTGATCGCGGAGATTCAAAACCTTCGATCCAGCGGCTATACGAAAACTAAGAACTGGAACCTCACCCAAGTTTGCGAGCATTTGATTGCAACGATGACCGGCGGCATGGACGGTTTTGGGTTTCGACTTCCGTGGATTCTGCGAGCCACGATCATCAAGTGGATTTTCAATCGCATGTTGAAAACGCGGAAGATGTCGAGCGGACCGACGTTGGATCGTTTAAAGCCCAAGTCAGAACCAGGCTCCGACGACGACGCGATCATCGACGATTGCATCGCGACAATCGAACGAGCCAAAGCGTTTGCTGGCCCAATCGAGGACTACCCGTTCCTGAACGAACTGAAGGTCGAGGATTGGCAGCAGTTCATGTGGATGCACGCCGGCCATCACCTGGGGTTTCTCGTCCCTAACGAGCCGGCCTCATGA
- a CDS encoding OsmC family protein: MIHATVHWQNSGEKLRSNRYSRVHTWTFDGGKVIEASSSPDIVPVPMSDASAVDPEEAFVASLSSCHMLWFLSIAAKAGFEVVAYRDEAVGEMQTNEAGKQWIGNVRLRPKVTWSGQREPSAAEMAQLHERAHAECFIANSVRTEIRIET, translated from the coding sequence ATGATTCACGCCACCGTCCACTGGCAAAACTCAGGAGAAAAACTTCGCTCCAACCGCTACAGCCGTGTTCACACATGGACGTTCGATGGCGGAAAGGTGATCGAAGCATCCTCTTCACCCGACATCGTTCCAGTGCCGATGTCTGATGCGAGTGCCGTCGATCCTGAAGAAGCGTTTGTCGCATCGTTGTCGAGTTGCCACATGCTGTGGTTCTTGTCCATCGCTGCGAAAGCGGGTTTTGAAGTGGTAGCGTACCGCGACGAAGCGGTTGGCGAGATGCAAACGAACGAAGCTGGCAAGCAATGGATTGGCAACGTTAGATTGCGTCCGAAGGTCACATGGTCTGGCCAACGCGAACCCTCGGCTGCCGAAATGGCTCAACTACATGAGCGGGCACACGCCGAGTGCTTCATCGCGAATTCCGTCAGAACCGAAATCCGAATCGAGACTTGA
- a CDS encoding TA system antitoxin ParD family protein, with translation MGQPVKLSDELVCDARATAELSQRSIAGQIEFWAAIGKSLEPLLRGDRAMALRQAGSVRSLSEVMAAVNSPAGRQRVSDYLKSRPFPHYEPVKDRPGLLRKIDEDGTETIGRFVNRVFEPAAG, from the coding sequence ATGGGCCAACCGGTCAAATTATCCGACGAACTTGTTTGTGACGCTCGCGCGACGGCCGAGCTTTCGCAGCGCAGCATTGCTGGCCAAATTGAGTTTTGGGCGGCGATCGGCAAGTCGCTCGAACCGTTGCTACGCGGGGATCGAGCGATGGCGCTTCGGCAAGCCGGTTCGGTTCGGTCGTTATCCGAAGTGATGGCGGCGGTAAATTCGCCGGCCGGCCGGCAACGTGTGAGTGACTATTTGAAGTCGCGACCGTTCCCGCACTACGAGCCGGTGAAGGATCGCCCCGGTTTGCTCCGCAAGATTGACGAGGACGGCACCGAGACGATTGGCCGATTTGTGAATCGAGTCTTTGAACCGGCCGCTGGTTGA
- a CDS encoding DUF7008 domain-containing protein gives MASRHGSASLAGSSLRCDGRQHRDDGDWDDPRLVPLLAAMDQQIPWVKQWHNDTDNEYGYALGDYFEEFIATEARNLSLTPEDIQAWEPPQKPKKKRAAKKKKSKET, from the coding sequence GTGGCATCGCGACACGGATCAGCTTCATTAGCCGGCTCCAGTCTTCGCTGTGATGGGCGGCAGCATCGGGATGATGGTGATTGGGACGACCCACGCCTGGTCCCACTGCTCGCCGCCATGGACCAACAAATTCCCTGGGTCAAGCAATGGCACAACGACACCGACAACGAATACGGCTACGCCCTAGGCGACTACTTTGAAGAATTCATCGCCACCGAAGCCCGCAACCTAAGCCTCACCCCCGAAGACATCCAAGCCTGGGAACCACCTCAGAAGCCGAAGAAGAAGCGGGCAGCAAAGAAGAAAAAATCCAAGGAGACGTAG
- a CDS encoding NERD domain-containing protein, with translation MKIGKDNVCLSIFSACAHDAVRLVLSQCGRFGHQFDEKGACLEVKVREVFEKNGIQAVELKRRIDGHDLQIDCLFVWENILFIVECKNYALPSETVQSKHTFWINQKEAAAQLVRQVAILEQNPQLVREELHRDVQWERVVPVVLNGMPFSLPGLHWGVYFYDLVSLWKFFASGQIRCVNEARPSVADVPHKGEDTRLWAGESPSEKDFFASVENNKFYELTAGEFVPSPLPFRVSERLMVLTSIVGRSEMVLDEMVRSMLGDDR, from the coding sequence GTGAAAATCGGGAAAGACAATGTCTGCCTATCCATTTTCTCTGCTTGCGCGCACGATGCCGTCCGCTTGGTGCTTTCTCAATGCGGTCGATTCGGTCACCAGTTTGACGAAAAAGGTGCGTGTCTCGAAGTGAAAGTTCGTGAAGTCTTCGAGAAAAATGGAATCCAGGCGGTTGAGCTAAAGCGGCGTATTGACGGCCACGATTTGCAAATCGACTGTCTTTTCGTTTGGGAAAATATCCTGTTTATCGTTGAGTGCAAGAATTATGCGTTGCCCAGTGAAACCGTGCAAAGCAAACACACGTTCTGGATCAATCAGAAGGAAGCCGCGGCGCAATTGGTCAGACAGGTTGCAATCCTTGAACAAAACCCACAACTCGTGCGCGAAGAACTTCATCGCGACGTTCAGTGGGAACGCGTTGTGCCTGTTGTTTTAAACGGAATGCCATTTTCCCTGCCGGGACTTCATTGGGGCGTCTATTTTTATGATCTCGTTTCTCTTTGGAAGTTCTTCGCCTCTGGACAGATACGTTGCGTCAACGAAGCACGGCCAAGCGTTGCTGACGTACCTCACAAAGGAGAGGATACAAGGCTGTGGGCGGGGGAATCTCCTTCGGAAAAAGACTTCTTCGCCAGTGTCGAGAACAACAAGTTCTACGAATTGACGGCCGGAGAGTTTGTTCCGAGCCCGCTACCATTTCGCGTATCTGAAAGGCTCATGGTGCTGACAAGTATTGTTGGTCGAAGCGAAATGGTTCTGGACGAAATGGTTCGGTCAATGCTGGGAGACGACCGCTAA
- a CDS encoding CIA30 family protein — translation MTSLFDFSQSSDTDKWQIVNDGVMGGRSSSQASIVSVDAGGESKGETSVMRFTGNLSLENNGGFASVRSRPNGSLGLDPGETIVLRVKGDGRRYTFNLYTPDRRTAFSYQLDFDTKAGQWTEVKLPVDKFVAHSYGRPMPNMKLTPSQVHSVGILLGDKKPGPFEILVDSINIE, via the coding sequence ATGACTAGCCTGTTCGATTTCAGTCAGTCCAGTGACACGGATAAATGGCAGATCGTCAACGACGGTGTCATGGGCGGTCGATCGAGTAGCCAAGCCTCGATCGTGAGCGTGGACGCTGGCGGCGAATCGAAAGGTGAAACCAGTGTGATGCGGTTCACCGGCAATCTGTCGCTTGAGAACAACGGCGGGTTTGCTTCGGTGCGGTCCCGACCCAACGGCTCACTCGGCCTCGATCCCGGCGAGACAATCGTCTTGCGAGTCAAAGGTGACGGACGACGCTACACATTCAATCTCTACACACCCGATCGCCGCACCGCGTTCTCGTACCAACTGGATTTCGACACGAAAGCAGGTCAGTGGACCGAAGTCAAACTCCCCGTCGATAAGTTCGTCGCTCATTCCTACGGCCGACCCATGCCCAACATGAAGCTGACGCCCAGCCAAGTTCATTCCGTCGGCATCTTGCTCGGTGACAAGAAGCCAGGGCCGTTCGAGATATTGGTTGACTCGATCAACATCGAGTAG
- a CDS encoding tautomerase family protein, producing MPYINVQITKGATRDQKSRLVRRMTDALVEELGKKPEHIHIVIQEVDDENWGYAGMLTDEWKRKQQSQQ from the coding sequence ATGCCATACATCAACGTTCAAATCACCAAAGGTGCGACTCGCGACCAGAAATCGCGATTGGTTCGCCGCATGACCGACGCTTTGGTCGAAGAACTCGGCAAGAAACCTGAACACATTCATATCGTCATCCAGGAAGTGGACGACGAAAATTGGGGATATGCCGGAATGCTGACTGACGAGTGGAAACGGAAACAGCAATCGCAGCAGTGA